CATAGGCCGTTTTCAAAGGGATTTGTTGCTTTTAAAGGCAGTCACTCTTTATTAAGGCCATGCAGTGCATGATGCCAGGCAGGAAGTAATTACAGCATCACTAAGAGGTCATTCCCATCTCCAAGCCTGTACTGTGCGCTGAAGAGATTGTCAAGTGGACTTAGAGGGGTTTACATTTCACATTCACGTTTGACATACAATTAGCCATACGAGCCAGCACAACATCCAAAGCAAACCTTATGTCTCACCAGTAAAACACAAgttgtgttcgaatacccatactgaAATAcggtatactacatacttaatgagtatacactacatactatacactattatttcattttagtatactgtaaacgaatAGTACCCTTTCCGTTGAGTGTACTAGCTCTTCACCTGTcaaccggaagttgatgctgttgctatgcaacctcttgctaggtAGTTAACATAACAAATTACCAGTTAAACATTTTACGAAGTCGTAAGACTTCGGGTGTGTTCacttgtaaattcagagcgttccGCTCTCGGAGTGCACACCGGACGTTTGGGCcaaggtgtcacgacttccaccgaaggtagTTCCTTTCCTTGCTCGGGCGGTGCTCTGCGGGTCGGAGTAGCAGGtctactagccatcaccgatccctTTTTACTTTTCTGTTTTTGGTTCTTTtccacacctggtttcatttgccttcatttctgtgtgtatatatttacccTGTTGCCTGCCTAGGTTTGTGTgggattattattttattgtgatGTAGCTCGGTGAGTTTATGCCCTATTTCTTGTTTTCACGGATTTTTAAGAGTGTGTTATTGACGGAGCTTTGTTGTTCCTCCGTGCGTTTGTACGGGTTCTCTGTTGTTGAGGGCGTTTTACTTTTTTGATTGTGCCATACCGGTGTTGGTGGACTTGCCAATTAAAGTACGTTTCTCAGACATCTCTGCTCTCATGCGCCTGACTCTTTCACCTACCTCCTAACGCAACATTATCACacaaggagtagggttgatttgagcgttctgaccttacaatggcagtcaagcacccaagctaacattggctagctacttccagacacaaatgagaccactctgaccattttactcgccctagcagagctggttaggcagttttaATGTTATCCAGAGAATTGGTggctgtaactgtgctgctggcaacaatttaattacgcttttttgccgaAGTGTACTGACatcggccatattcaacgggtgtggAGCTCTCAAATTCATTATTCTGCGatctggtacactcagacgagagtgcatTGAGAACgcactataccatttagctaagctaagaatgacgggaataatcaagtcaataattgTTGGGTAgttagcctatagttaatatagtGGAAAGTTTAATGtataagtagctagctaacaacatatcggtacatactgctgtaatgatatgctatgtggttcgtaaggacaatgtagctaacaaattgtcagccaacgtAACCTGGAAGGTAACTtgtttgaaaagtcattactttattacattgctcaacattttcttaacatttgtcataattagttaaagcaatgaatttgtatctgcTCTCGTCGGACatcggctgcatattttccgccattttcttcaaatctgaaaacaatGTGAAGCCATGCCCAtttcctgaagaattgcattatgggccctaaagtaCAGAAATAGTGTCCTCTGCGTGTATACTTCATATTTTGGcgaatttagtacgacatccgggaacttttggcttactaactatatccatactatgaccaataagcatactatatactcaatttccgtcacaaatagtatggttagtgcagttagtatgggtattcgaacacagtaacagtctgacTTTTTCTTTGTTTGGGGATTTAAGTCTGTTGCGAGTACGCTTTGTCATCATACACCATTcacctctctctcgcgctctcaatctctctctctcaggccccTCACTGGTGCAGTCACGGAGTTATTGGAGACTGTGTTTACAGATGGGATGGGAATGCTGGAAACATGACCGCATCCtgaatctgtctctgtctcccctggtCCCACTGGACTCAACACTGTGGGACCAGCTGGAATCCCGTCTCCCCGGTGACCCAACAGTGTGACGAACCATGAGCCATCACCATGACGATGATTCCAGCAGGAAGTGGGATGCGCCTTAGGGCTGATTTCCTGCTTCTTCTCTGTGGTCCACCATCATTCCATCACAAAGATGGAGCAGCCTAcactttgtagctcagttggtatagCATGGCAGTGGTAACGCTAGAatcgtgggtttgattcccaggacTACCCATACATTATGTATAATGTATGCACGTGTGACTGTAAATCGCTTTGGATAATAGCGTCTGCTAAATAgcatattacagtttttctcaattgctaaaacactaaaacccattggctgaacaaagttctcagttgcctggactcatttacctaattatgcagtctgttgtcaataccttaaaccatttcacatggtaaaacacaatttgcagatctcacttagacttttcaggaaaactctaaacacattctgcaccttaatgcacatgtcatccatactggtaaacacaagtggcaacaatcaaatacaaatagagaatatatgtcattgattgaacacaaccactcaaattgatttaacctgtttcaaatgatgcgacacaaccaatataagccagttcagagagcaaacaggttgttgaaggtgggaaggagaaagtctgagaatggatagaagAAACAATGTGAGAGGACGAGGACGAGTGCGTATGAGAGGTGGGCGACGAGGAGGAAGAGGGCAaggaagaggaggacaaagagTGGAAATATCTGATGAAATTCGAGCAACAGTTAAAGACCATGTTCTTGTCCATGGACTGACAGAGGGAAGCAGGACTTAGAGTGCAACCCAATTTGAGCCGATTTTCTGTGTCCACCatagtaaggacattcagagaagagaacaggtatAGTATACcactgtatttttgtaattgcaaatttactgtactacactatatgcagctgtttcaatagacagttgtaaagttaatcactgtatgtattgtactgcatGAATATGTTTTGTAACTGCACTACTTTTTGTAGAATTGCAAGGCTGCCACATGCAGATGGAAGGACCGCTATATTCACTCGGGAGCAAGAGGCCGTTATAGTTGCCATGGTCCTTCAAGATAATGCAATACGACTCAGAGAAATCCAGGAACGAGtgatacaagacaacacacacttccagagaatcgacagtgtgagcatttccacaattgaccgtgtcctccatcgtaacaggatgcgaatgaaacaagtatacagagtaccttttgagcgcaactcaccaagggtgaaagaactgcgagctcagtatgtgcaagtaagtgtacattcagaaacatttactgtaatccagattgtatacagtactaacacatactatgtgaattacattactcttcagtacatacaaggtatgtgaatcagaagcctaattgtactctacagtatagcactgtctctgtacgacttacaaaatcctacatacagtatattgaatttctacacagacaatatttgacttggaatccttggacagaccccatgagttcatctttgtcgatgaagcaggcttcaatctaacaaagaggagaaggagaggcaaaAACATGATTGGACAGCGGGCCATTGTTGAAGTCCGTGGTCAACGAGGTGGTAATGTCACAATCTGTGCTGCAATTAGCAACCATGGTGTTCTACATCACCATGTTACACTCGGGCCATATAACACCCAGCACCTTCTAAGATTTATTGCCAATCTaagatatattttatttgagcagcaggttcaagagcagcaggggcagagctaaatgagaatcccattcccacctatgtgatagtgtgggacAATGTCAGTTTCCACTGAtgagatgaggttttgtgtttaatgttttcaggaaatggagcaaggtttcagaaattgtgttttagcaattgagaaaaactgtattaCAATATTATTAGATGTCAGATATCCCTGTggcagaaccctttgaagaacccttttgggttccaagtttaaccctctgtggaaagggttctacatggaacccaaaatggttcttcaaGGGGTTCTCTCATGGGGATAGCCCAGTTGGGAACAGTGAGGCCTAAGGATTTATCTTTTCAATAATATTTTTATGATATtctaataatattattattttcaatgatattCATATTTAATCTCTTTAGTTTGTGTTGGAAAGGAAAGGGTTAACACcgaagagaaaaaaaaagatcCAATCAGGATTTTTCTTTGATGGTCTCCGGGGAGATAAAATAAGTGACTTGAAGGAGTCGGAGGTTCACTCCAAAAAGTCCGCAGATGTGGTATTGTGACCTACTGCAGccgctagctagctagaccgTGAGAAAACTGGTACTCGCTATTGCCTTCTAGAAGGCAGACGATTCCATACGTTTTTGTAAAAACGGTCCCACCCATAAGTCAAactgtgattggttgattccactgtcacTCAGAAATCCTGTCCTAATAAAGTTGAATGTAGGATGCCTTCTATcgacagtgtcttcagaaagtattgatacaccttgacttgttccacaatttgttgtgttgcagcctgattttttctctctcacccatctacacacaataccccatagtgacaaaatgaaaacatattttttgcaaatgtactaaTAATTGCTCAAatattgctagacagacatttccAAGCCTTGCCATAGGTTTTCAAGAGTCAccctgctcaaagggatattcaatgtctgctttttttgcccatttaccaataggtgcccttctttgcgaggcattggaaaacctccctggtctttgtggttgaatctgtgtttgaaattcactgctcaactgagggatcttacagataattgtatgtgtggggtacagaggtgaggtagtcattcaaaaatcatgttaaacactattattgcacacagagtgagtccatgcagcttattatgtgacttgttaatcaAATCTTTTCTCCGGAaattatttagacttgccataacaaaggggttgaaaacttattgactcaagaaattttagcttttcattttttattaattagcaaaaatgtctaaaaacataattccactttgacattatgggacattgtgtgtaggccagtgacacaaaatctcaatgtaataaatgctttaattcaggctgtaacataacaaaatgtggaaaaggtcagtactatttgaaggcactgtagcttctGAGGCCCTAGCCAATGGctgtttttgtattcttatgaTTGGGACCTACTTGCTTTGGGTAGATTTTTTTGGTTTTGTTTGGTATTACGTGTTGGAAGATTTTTTTCCCACACTGAAGGCCTACGTCCAATAGCCATGGTTCGCCACTGCGTAAAACCCTTTTAGGTTTTAGGTataaccttttttctaagagtgtacagtctGTCTTGATGTTATGTTGCTTCCAAGGTCTCTGCTAATGCTCTTCTACATTTGTACAAAATTATATTACATTTTTGCCCATACAGCGCATTTAGCTAATTtaattatgctgcagtagtttgtgtcggggggatagggtcagtttgttataactggagtacttctcctgtcttatccggtgtcctgtgtgaatttaagtatgctctctctaattctctttttctctcggaggacctgagccctaggaccatgcctcaggactacctggcatgatgactccttgctgttcacagtccacctggccgtgctgctgctccagtttcaactgttctgcctgcggctatggaatcctgacctgttcaccggatgtgctacctgtcccagacctgctgttttcaactctctagagacagcaggagtggtagagatactcttaatgagcggctatgaaaagccaactgacatatactcctgaggtgctgacttgctgcacgctcgacaactactgtgattattattatttgaccatgctggtcatttatgaacatttgaacatcttggccatgttctgttataatctccacccggcacagccagaagaggactggccacccctcatagcctggttcctctctaggtttcttcctaggtttggcctttctagggagtttttcctagccactgtgcttctacacctgcattacttgctgtttggggttttaggctgggtttctgtacagcactttgaggtatcagctgatgtacgaagggctatataaataaatttgatttgatttgaataggaaCCACCAAACTAGATCACAATGAAGCAGGCAGAAATAATTAAGCAATTTATATTACTGGCTAAAGGTTCCATTCTAACATGTCATATTAAATAGAAAACTACATATTCTgccatatgtacagtaccagtcaaaagtttggacacacttactcattccaaaggtttttctttcttttttttaaactattttctacattgaagaataatagtgaagacatcaaaactatgaaataacacatatgtagtaaccaaaaagtgttaaacaaatcaaactatatgttctattttagattcttcaaagtagcccccctttgccttgaagacaggtttgcacacttggcattctctcaaccagcttcatgaggaatgcttttccaacagtcttgaaggagttcccacatgctgagcacttgctggctgcttttccttcactgcagtccaactcatccacAACCATcccaatttggttgaggtcgggtgattgtggaggccaggtcatctgatgcagcacaccatcactctccttcttggtcaaatagcccttacacagcctggagctgtgttttgggtcattgtcctgttgaaaaacaaatgatagtcccactaagcgcaaaccagatgggatggcgtatcgttgcagaatgctgtggtagccatgctggttaagtgtgctttgaattctaaataaatcacagacagtgtcaccagcaaagcacctctacaccatcacaccacctcctccatgcttcacagtgggagccaaacatactctgcgtctcacaaagacacagaggttggaaccaagaaatctcaaatttggactcatcagatcaaaggatatatttcaaccggtctaatgtccgttgctcgtgtttcttggcccaagcaagtctctttttcttattggtgtcctttaatagtggtttctttgcagcaattcgaccatgaaggcatgattcacacagtctcttctgaacagttgatgttgagatgtgtttgttacttgaactctgtgaagcatttatttgggctgcaatttctgaggcttgtaactctaatgaacttatcctctgcagcagaggtaactttgggtcttcctttcttgtggcggtcctcatgagagccagtttcatcatagcgcttgatagtttttgtgactgcacttgaagaaactttcaaagttcttgaaatgttctgcattgactgaccttcatgtcttaaagtaatgatggactgtcctttctctttgcttatttgagctggtcttgccataatatggagttGTTTTCTAtgcaaatagagctatcttctgtataccacccctaccttgtcacaacacaactaatagGCTCAAACATtttgaaggaaataaattccattaacttttaacaaggcccatctgttaattgaaatacattccaggtgactacttcatgaagctggttgagataatgccaagagtgtgcaaagctgtcatcaaggcaaagggtggagaatctcaaatataacagatatttagatttatttaacacttttttggttactacatgattccatatgtggtattacatcgttttgatgtcttctgttattctacaatgtagaaaatagtacaaataaagaaaaaccctggaatgagtaggtgtatccaaacttttgactggtactgtgaatATTTTATACTTAAAATTATTCCACATTTCAGTTGTGTAAAGAGAAGGTATTCTAGTTGGATATCAGATTTCATGGAATGGATATGAACATGAAACCTTCGATGAAATGAATGGACATCTGTTGAAAACAACAGTTTCCATAAATACGGGACTGTTATCTTTTGCCAGAATCCTCTCAACAGCACGTGTCAGGAACCAAAACTCTGGAGTATATTGATGTGCGAGACTCAAgccacatttttgttttacagaGGATACCACAAAATACTGTGGTAAAGAAGATGATGATTGTGTGAATGAAAACGCCAGCACAATGAGATAGTAATTACATAAGAAGTTATTTGTAGCTCTGCCTGAAAATTCACAGTATCACACGTCACTGCTTTCAGTGTATTCACTGTGTATCATTGTGATAGAATGAACAGTATCTTACTGTACCATACAAATGAATGTGTTCATTTGGGTAAAAGCTTACAGTAATTTCAAGCTTGGGTTCATCAGCGAGTAATATAGTATACCAATGATAATTTGCATGACAATCCAAATGTACAGTAGTAATGCACGACAAAGGTCATTACTCACAGTGTTAGTTATTTCTGATTGATATAGGACAATTGGGGCACACTAACACCTTGTCTTATCACTGAGGATATCAATCAAACAAAATGCCTCGAGATAGTTTCTCTTATTTTGTGTCAGTGTCAAGCCAGTGATTTGGTTTGTGGGAAACGTTAGAGGAAATTTCAGTTCAGAATGAACATGGGTTGATGATGCCAATGAATTAGCAAGGGAAAGCCTTGTTTCCGCAGTTTGTGTTTTATCTGTAGGTTGGCAGGGTGCATTGGAGAGACCTGTTTGTGGTAAGATGCAGTGTGATTTGTTTCCGCAGATTCTAAGCGGTGCTCACTAAAGCAAAGTGTGGGCTGTCATGCTAAGATTACACAAGCGTAATAATAGAGAAAGGACTGTTTTGGTTACAGCATGGCcattattatatctgattaagaGCCCTacgccaacaacaacaacaacaaacatcagTGGGCTAGGGCTGTGATATTTCACTGGTCGTTCTTTCTGTGACAAGATCTCCTTCAGAAATAACATTTTGTACAGACTCCAGGCAAACCTAGTGTGTGTCACTTGTTTATGCCTCCTCCTGAAGCTGCCACAATTAGGTGATTCAGAATCCATTTGAAGAAATAACTTCATCTAATTCAAATACTCATTCGTATGTTGTCATATTGTCATAACAAAGTAGGTCACGAGGCTCGCTTTAAACCCCTTAATATCAATGAAAACATAACCTGCCTCTCGGAGATAAGAAGCCCATTGTATTTGAACTATTGACCTTGATCCTTTCCATGTCATTGAGCAACAGCCTTAACCCATGGAGGCAGAGCGAGAGGCTGCAGATGGCCCCAATCTGATCTGGGAAACATTTTACAGGCAGAGCTGTGATCACATCTGATTAGGAATCTCACTGGCTCATTAGTGGTGATGAGGGTGATAGCTGCCGTACCCTGCTTACTTTAAATAGGCACATCATGCAGGACTTGCAATGCCATTGTAGTGTGGACCCAGATCACACTGCACTGTTTTCATTGGGAGGAGTTGTCTCCCTGACATCTCAAGAACTACCACACTGGAACAATGTGACAGTCCCATCGACACACCATCAATATCGTGGTCCGTCAGCCACAggaccgcccccccccccccccagtggaaTTACCCATCATCCTCATTATCACATCAGTGAATGGTGTGATAAGCGGTGTGAAAGTAATTTGGAGTTTTATGTCTGATTTTCGGATATGACAGACAAGACCCAAGAAATGTTGATGGACATTAATCATAAGTGTTTGTTATTCTATCTATTCAAATAGGTACCAACTGCAAGACAACATACAGTAGTTTCAAGAGTATGACAATGAACATTGAAGAAGGACACAACACTGTTACCAGGTCCATGGTCAACACACTAATGCTTTTACGGCAACACATCAACCATAAAGTTGACCCCCCTCGGTTTCCTGACATTATATTTGTTCAAAGTACTGTTACATCAGACACAACACAATTGAAACAATGATATAATTTATTTCCCAGTGAAATTGTCGAACAAAACAAGTATTATTGTGCTTCGCTCTCTGGCTGACAGAACACATTTGGGATTTTTGGAGCTGTTACGAGGCATCTGGAGCTCATTGAAAGAGAAATGTAAACATGTCGAATCCATGGTTAGATAACCTTGTCCCAACTAGAACACAAACCTACTATAGATCACGAGGAGGAGAAAGAAACCGTTTGATGGCAAACATCCTTTGTTTCACATTGCATCACATCTATGCCACTGAACATACTATAGTCTTTCTTACGGTTGTCACAATGTATCCATGGTCCATCTTGATTTGATTATATTTGTCTATATCAAACACATTTCAATCACAGTTTACCATATGAGGTACATAATATGAGGTGTCATTCCCAAAACTAATAAAACAGCTAAAACATTACACATAATAAAACCTCTCCCATTTTCTATGCAACATAAACTGACCCACTTCCTCATAGTCTTGGGTTTTTCTCATGGCGGATCAGGATGGCTGTTCATTTCTTAACACTGAGTATGGTCATCTGAAGACACTCCTCTTTGAGGGCCACCAGCTCTGTCTTGTAGGTGCTGGCCTTGACCTCGCTGTACAGGCCCAGCTGCTTTTTGGTGGACAGTGGTGTCTCCAAGGTGAAAGATCCGGCTGCCAGTGCATCAGCTGGCGCGGGCGAGTTCCGCTTGAAGACACCCAGCAGGGTGGTGAGCGCGTGACCGACGTCATGTCGTGCGCCCTCGTTAACAAAACAGTAGAGGATGGGGTCAGCCACACAGTTCAGGCTGGTGAGCGCCAGCGCCACATGGTAGGCTGCAAACAGGTCCTCCTCTGCGCCACAGTCGCAGGGCTTCTGGAGGAAGAGGATGCTGCGACACAGCAGGAGCAAGTGGTATGGCCCGAAGCACAGCAATACGATCAGGATTAGACTCAGCGCCAGGCGCTTGATCTTCGCCTTCTCGTGACACTCCGTGGACACATTGCCGCGCACCGCCCGCAGAATGCCCCGGTACGCACCCAGCATGATCAGCCAGGGCACCAGGAAACCCAGAAAGGTCCGGTAAAGGTTCATGCCCGCCACCCAGTCTTGCATGGGGTACTTCTCGAAGCAGAAGGTGTGGTTGAAACGGTCCTGGAAGAGCTCGTCGTGGAAGAGTGGCGCAGAATTGGCCACTATCTCGATGGTCCACACCACGGAACTGACCAGCACGGCAGTTTTCACCCGCCGGACCTTGGCGAACTTGAGCGGGTAGGCCACGGCCAGGTATCGGTCGATGGAAATGCAGCAGAGGAAGGCGATGCTGACGTAGATGTTGGTGTAGAAGATGAAGCCGAAGAGCTTGCAGGAATTCTGGCCATGAATCCAGTCGTCGTGCTGGAGGAAGTAGTCGATCCATAGGGGCAGGGTGCCGATGTAGAGGAGGTCAGCCAAGGAGAGGTTGATCAAGTAGATGCCCAGCTCGTTTTTCTGCTTCACCTGCAAGTAAGCTGCCCACAGAGCCATGCAGTTGGTCGGCAGGCCCAGGACGATGACAATTATGTACAGCGTAGGCTGGAAGTACTGGTCGATCTTCGAGTCCACATTACAGAAGGAAATGTTGCACATTGTCCTCATATTCTGTAGGTGCATTGTTTATTTTGTGACTAAGCGTTTAAAGGGCCGGGACAATCCGACATGTTGTTGTTAatgagaaggaaagagggaaaaCGACATTCCGTTAAGTGACGTTTCCTTTTTGTTGTTAAGTAATTCCTTATATCCAGGCCTGAAAGCACACTTTCTCTCCAGATGGGCTTCACATGTCAAACAGATGTTTCCCATTTCACGGCTGGTCCCACACCTTTTTCGAATGAGGAAgaagatgagagaaaaaaaagtggTGAAATAAAACCCCTCTTATGAACAAAGAGCCAGGCCTCCACTCCGGCACAAGGACATCATAAATCTTGGAGAGATTATTGTCCAAGGTCTGTCGCTAGctgtggagagggaggtggggaggtggggaggttgATGGGGTGTAGGGGGATGAGAGCTCTTCTGCTGGATGAGAGCTCTTCAAACGCCAAAGAACACACCCTTCCTCCAAGACTGTCACTGACGATCTGTGCCACGCACACAGCAGCAG
This genomic interval from Oncorhynchus clarkii lewisi isolate Uvic-CL-2024 chromosome 27, UVic_Ocla_1.0, whole genome shotgun sequence contains the following:
- the LOC139385998 gene encoding G-protein coupled receptor 4-like gives rise to the protein MHLQNMRTMCNISFCNVDSKIDQYFQPTLYIIVIVLGLPTNCMALWAAYLQVKQKNELGIYLINLSLADLLYIGTLPLWIDYFLQHDDWIHGQNSCKLFGFIFYTNIYVSIAFLCCISIDRYLAVAYPLKFAKVRRVKTAVLVSSVVWTIEIVANSAPLFHDELFQDRFNHTFCFEKYPMQDWVAGMNLYRTFLGFLVPWLIMLGAYRGILRAVRGNVSTECHEKAKIKRLALSLILIVLLCFGPYHLLLLCRSILFLQKPCDCGAEEDLFAAYHVALALTSLNCVADPILYCFVNEGARHDVGHALTTLLGVFKRNSPAPADALAAGSFTLETPLSTKKQLGLYSEVKASTYKTELVALKEECLQMTILSVKK